The DNA region AACCGTTATTCCGGTATGTGTACATAATGTGCTTGGCAGAAATCGCTGATGGTTGTAAGTAATTTTAAACATAAAACCAGTCCGTGGCTATATCCTTTATTGGGATGGTCGCTGGTTGGTCATTTTATTTACAGTATCGTTTATTGTATTATAAAACAATCTCCTGAAGAATTATTCTGGATTTCTCATATTGCATCACTTTTAGGAGGCATTGGCATTCTGAAAAACAGCCGGATGCTGATTTCAGTCTCTCTTATCAGCCTTTTTATTCATCATTTGTTTTGGGTTTTTGAAACCTTGGTCTGGCTGATTGCAGGCAAATTTCCATTCGGCACAACCTACTATCTTCTAAATGCCGATATCTGGTTATGGCTTCAGGTTGCCAATCATTTCTATGCGGTTCCCGTTTTGCTTTTTGTGGCCTACAAAAAAGGTGGAATTTCAAAGAATTCATGGATAGGATCGGGGGTACTTTTTGGTATCCTTATATTAATCAGTTACTACTTTCTCCCTCCTGCCGCTAATGTGAATTGCGCCCATGCATTATGGCCCGGGCTTGAAAAAACTGTATTTGCCGGTCTGGCAAACCTGCCTTCATGGCAGTATCTGATTTGTATTCTTGCTATAAATATTGTAGCGATTAATCTTCCGGTGTATGGGGGAATGCGTTTTATCTTTAGAATTTCAAATAAGTATTAATGGCAGGATCAAGTTTTTGAAATAAGAAATTATAGCATTTCTCAAAATAATACCCCTATTGAAAAAGCGATCATGGAGGTATGAGAAATGCTATAATGTTTTCAAAAACCTTTAAGAAAATAAGAAGCCTGCTATTAAACTATTCCGTTTTGTGGATATGAATGTCTTGCTGCTGGAATGGAATAGTAATTCCTTCGGTATCAAAACGTTTCTTGATTTTCTCCTGTGTAGCAAAAAAGGTATTCCAGTAATCTGCTGTATTCACCCAAGCTCTGACTCCAAAATTAATACTGCTGTCGGCAAGTGCCAACACAACAATAGCCGGTGCTGGGTCTTTAAGAAATCTATTGTCTTCTTCGATAATTTGTTGCAGCACCTTTCTAACTTTATCCAAATCATCACTATAGCTAACCCCTACTACTATATCGACACGACGCTGTGCCTTTGCAGTGTGGTTGATGATATTATCGCCTATCGCCTTTGAGTTTGGCACTATGATCTTTTTATTATCCGGAGACTTAAGCTCGGTTGAAAAAACTCCGATAATTTCTACGGTACCAGAAGTTCCTCCCGCCTCGATATAATCTCCTACTTTGAAGGGCTTTAAAATGATCATAAGTACGCCAGCTGCAAAATTGGACAATGAACCTTGAAGAGACAGCGCAATGGCTAAACCGGCTGCACCAAGTATGGCGATAAAAGAAGTTGTCTGGATGCCAAGCTTGCCAAGAGCTGCCACCACAACAAAGGTCAGCAAGGAAACATAAGCCAGACTGGAAACAAATGAAACAACAGTTTCTTCCACTTTATGTTTACGAAGAAGTTTTTTCAGCATAGACCTTACTGAACCGGCAATGATACGACCCAAGGCCAGAATAACAATCGCTAAAATTACTTTCAGGCCATACAGAACTGCCCATTCCTGTAATTTGCCGACAATCTGTTCCATATTTTACCTCCTTGTGTTATTTATATATTATATGCTGCAATATCTTATCTTATTATTTTTTCATATTCGTTTTGGGTATCAATATCAATTCCGGCTTCAGTGTTTTCGATTTCAACCAGATTAAGTTTTTTTTTGTGCTCTTCAATTATAATTCTTCCACCGGTATCTCCAGACAAAGCAAGAAGTTCTTGTTTATATCTTGCCGGAAAAATAACCGGACTTCCCTTTTTGCCGTTATAAACCGGAACTACAATATTACTCGGGGTTTTTTTAAAATTATCTATCAGGATATTAATTATTGTTTCCCTTAAGAATGGCTGGTCACCTACTAAAAACATATAAGCATCCGTTTCTTTATGCGATGCACTGACCCCAAGTTTTACTGCTGCGCTTTGCCCTTGGTCAGCATGATCATTATATACAATTTTATCCAGATATTTAATTCCAATATCTTTTATGCCCGTATTTCTATAGATAAGTATTACTTCATCAAGATGAGATGCTTTCGCGGCTCTTATTATATATTCTACCATAGGAATACCTGATAAAGGCAACAGCAGTTTTTCTTTTTTCATCCGCTTTGAAAACCCTGATGCCAGAATAATGCCTGAAACCATTTCCACTCTCCAGCTTATGTATACAATCTGTTATCAGCCATTGCCGCAATGATGCATTTAGGAAGAAACTTCTTTTCTTTCAACCTGGCTGAAATGCTTTTTGCATATTTTCTTCTTTGAGCATCATCTGCTTTATTTAACAAAATATACCTTTCGCTTCCATTAGGCACTCCTTTGAAAAGTCCGGCAGAAGATAATATCAGGTTAACCACTGCTTCTTCGTCAAGTCTTTCTCCCGGAGATCGTTTTGCTACATCACAAAAAAGCTCATTTCGATGCACATGTTCTTCATCAATTGGATTGCCTATTGCATCAAGACCTATAACGCCTATGGTTTTTGTAGCATTGTTAGGCACTACAGGTTCATAATCGGCAGGGGCTTTAATAGGTTTTCTTTTGGAGCCATCACATTCTACCAGTATGTAATCAAACTTTAATTTTTTGAAAAGATTTTCTATAAATTCTTTGTTTGGTCCTGAGAGTTTTCTCCCATTGGCAATATCTACAACGTCAGAGCCAAAAACGGTGACTGTACTTTTATCAATACCATTAAAAATACCGATTTCTTCTGAATTATTTATTATTATGTTATCGTATTTTTCTTTTACCGGGTCGGGATAGAAAATATGTGTGGAAGTGGTGACAAGCACCTTTTTATTTAAGGATTTGAGTGCTTGTGCTATGGCAAACATGGTGGTAGTTTTCCCGCCTCCTCCCACAAAGCAGATAAGTTCTCTTTCATTTAGATCTATATCAAGCGCTTTAAGAATATCCATCAGCTACATTATTATAAAAACGGTTCAACAAAAATCAGCATTTTACCGCCGCAAACATCTCCGCCTTTTGTTCCAAGATCATCGGTGAGATCTGCTTCTATAAGCGCCGGTTTCTTTTCGGTAAGAAGGCAGCGAAGAGATGCACTGCGAACCTGATTCTCACCACATCCGCCAC from Pseudomonadota bacterium includes:
- a CDS encoding mechanosensitive ion channel translates to MEQIVGKLQEWAVLYGLKVILAIVILALGRIIAGSVRSMLKKLLRKHKVEETVVSFVSSLAYVSLLTFVVVAALGKLGIQTTSFIAILGAAGLAIALSLQGSLSNFAAGVLMIILKPFKVGDYIEAGGTSGTVEIIGVFSTELKSPDNKKIIVPNSKAIGDNIINHTAKAQRRVDIVVGVSYSDDLDKVRKVLQQIIEEDNRFLKDPAPAIVVLALADSSINFGVRAWVNTADYWNTFFATQEKIKKRFDTEGITIPFQQQDIHIHKTE
- the mocA gene encoding molybdenum cofactor cytidylyltransferase, giving the protein MVSGIILASGFSKRMKKEKLLLPLSGIPMVEYIIRAAKASHLDEVILIYRNTGIKDIGIKYLDKIVYNDHADQGQSAAVKLGVSASHKETDAYMFLVGDQPFLRETIINILIDNFKKTPSNIVVPVYNGKKGSPVIFPARYKQELLALSGDTGGRIIIEEHKKKLNLVEIENTEAGIDIDTQNEYEKIIR
- the yqeC gene encoding putative selenium-dependent hydroxylase accessory protein YqeC, with amino-acid sequence MDILKALDIDLNERELICFVGGGGKTTTMFAIAQALKSLNKKVLVTTSTHIFYPDPVKEKYDNIIINNSEEIGIFNGIDKSTVTVFGSDVVDIANGRKLSGPNKEFIENLFKKLKFDYILVECDGSKRKPIKAPADYEPVVPNNATKTIGVIGLDAIGNPIDEEHVHRNELFCDVAKRSPGERLDEEAVVNLILSSAGLFKGVPNGSERYILLNKADDAQRRKYAKSISARLKEKKFLPKCIIAAMADNRLYT
- a CDS encoding XdhC family protein; translation: MTDKEIFEQLAQFQKQNIPVCLATIVKAAGSTPREVGAKMLICVDGKTYGSIGGGCGENQVRSASLRCLLTEKKPALIEADLTDDLGTKGGDVCGGKMLIFVEPFL